ATGGGATAAAAAACTGGCCCGAATGGCTGAATACAATGCAAGAACCTGCAACTTTGAGCACGATCAATGTCGAAATACGCGCAAGTATCGCACCGTTGGTCAAAATCTTGCAATCAATTGGTTCTACGGGATGAACGTTACAGTATCACAGGCATTGGACAAATTTCAGCGCCACTGGTTTTTGGAGTACGGTAAAGGCCGTCAGAAGCTGCTCGACCGTTACTCCAAACATTCGATACAGGCCGGTATAGGACACTTCACACAAATGGTACACGCTAATACGCAGTACGTCGGTTGTGCGATGGTACGCTTCCAAGGCATTCAGCAAGGGTTGCCGGTGACACAGTATTATCTGGTATGTAACTACTCCGAGGGCAATCTGTACGAGCGGCCCGTCTATCGGAAGGGTAAACGGTGCAGTAAGTGTAAATATGGTTGTTCCGACGACACGTCCTACCGATGTCTATGCCGTTCATCCGTGCGGAACTAGCAAACCGTGTGTACTTCAAGCAGATCTATTTGAAGAAGGGAAGATCAATGCTGGCAATCTACTCGAGGGCTTGACGCCACTAATGCACGAATGACTTAATACGATTAGAGGTCAATTAGCAATGAATCTAACAATATTTCCTTTTGTTCTTGCAACATTGTAACACTTTGTAAGTGTAAAAGAATtcttacacacacacttcaataaaaagaaaaactccgtCCagataaaatttacaaaagaGTTAATGTCTTGTGTGTACAGCAACAGCGAAAAATATACACCACCGACGAACCATTATTATCCAAAGTATGCAACAtacttgaaaataaaaatatgcataCACAGCACATTGTGCATATGCAGGGTGCATCAAGTGTGAGCACAATCTGCACTACTTCTCTCGTTCAATGAATATCACATACGACAAAACGGTccgttttctcttttccttcAAATGTAACACTTCCACCTTGAGGTATCTTTTTCTCGCATATCGTTGCCCATAACCCGCACGTTTTAATGCACCCCGGAgtaggaaaacaaatgaaataaatcacCACCATTCACGTTATGTGTGTCTGGGCGACGTACTACACATCACGTGTGACTTGCGTTAGTATGACGATTAAAGCACGATGAATTCTAATTTTCAATGCGCGAGAACATGAATCGACGGTGAGTTATGTTGCATTTGGGATTGATTTGTCACCATCACAACATACATACAGCAATATAATTTGATTCGCTAGCTAACCATCATTCAAACAGATAAACAACAATAAATTAGCACAAACACAGTACCATATGAACATCATGcgtataaaacaataaaaaatgcaagtATTCTTAGTTAATAAACAGAATGCGCCACTAGTACAGAAATGGTATGaaacacaaatgaaaaaaaaaacgaagagtaAACAATCGACCAAatgcacaacacaaacacaaatagtGGACATATGTTGTAGGTGCAAGACAAGGAGAAAAAGAACTTTTAAAAACCAACCTGATTTAATAGACGATTGCATGACGCAgcccgtcaaggaacgcatagACCGAGAAGATGATAGTTGcttaggaaaggaaaggatttTGGGCAGGGAGGGATAGTTCCAGTTGTACGGTAATCACTCCATAAACATTTCTTTGTAGAACTCTGTGCTGTATATTTacgtaaatatttaaaccGCACGATCGTTTGTGGTCTTAGCTGTTCCTACGGCATTTGTTCAGTTACGCctgttcttttgtttataGCCTTTGAAGGACTTCGAAGCGTCTTCACATTTTGCTTTATCGAAAAGTGTCTCACAGAAGCAGAACACTCGGTGCGCATTATGATAGATGTGTTAGTAGGAACGTTTTTCCATCGCCTTGGATGTTAGTGTTCATTCGCTTATGCTGCagttagtagtagtagcaggtTAGTACGACTGAACAATGTCTTTCAGTCCATGAAAGTTGCACCTTAATGGTGAATAGTATGCGCAGTGTTCCATTCACGCTGGATAGCGTGATTTGCTGTTTGGGATGTTGGAATATTGGAAGGAGCATTTGTGGTATTTATGTGCTAGTCTAGGATTCGAGTAGTGCTAGGattttgatgaaatttatCGGGTGTACTATGGATATTGGCTGAATCATCAAATGTGGTTGTAACGAAATGGTAGTTCACCGGCACAGCTATACACAACACATCCGG
The DNA window shown above is from Anopheles funestus chromosome 3RL, idAnoFuneDA-416_04, whole genome shotgun sequence and carries:
- the LOC125767236 gene encoding antigen 5 like allergen Cul n 1-like gives rise to the protein MQLYLIFWALLLLAVGDCWAFNYCAASKELCPMPGTRHVVCNGRKFSPACQHPKLIKMKPEYRAHILEYHNKLRNNLACGYFHRYAEASSMEQLQWDKKLARMAEYNARTCNFEHDQCRNTRKYRTVGQNLAINWFYGMNVTVSQALDKFQRHWFLEYGKGRQKLLDRYSKHSIQAGIGHFTQMVHANTQYVGCAMVRFQGIQQGLPVTQYYLVCNYSEGNLYERPVYRKGKRCSKCKYGCSDDTSYRCLCRSSVRN